Proteins encoded within one genomic window of Dyadobacter chenhuakuii:
- the glpK gene encoding glycerol kinase GlpK translates to MSKYVAAIDQGTTSTRCILFNHQGNIVSVGQKEHEQIYPHPGWVEHNPTEIWKNTLEVIAIARINVSATAADIAAIGITNQRETTVVWNKRTGKPYYNALVWQDTRTTELVAKYEREGGLNQFREITGLPVSTYFSGLKLKWLLDNVEGIREDAEKGEAIFGNMDTFLIWHLTGGTHGDGGIHVTDVTNASRTQLMNLKTLQWDKEMLAAYDIPENMLPEIKSSSEIYGYVNNEILPGVPVAGDLGDQHAALVGQTCFKPGMAKNTYGTGCFLVMNTGNELKTSENGLLTTIAYKFGDNPVQYALEGSVAVTGALVQWVRDNLGLIKKSSDIEKLAKTVEDNGGAYFVPAFSGLYAPYWRNDARGVIAGLTGYVNKGHIARAVLEATAYQTVDVVRAMEQDSGIKLASLRVDGGMVLNELLMQFQSDILNTQVVSPAVAETTALGAAYAAGLAVGYWKNTDELTANWAIAHTWNPDMANETRDKFYKGWQKAVTKSYGWMD, encoded by the coding sequence ATTGTTTCAGTAGGACAAAAGGAACACGAACAAATTTACCCGCATCCGGGGTGGGTGGAGCATAATCCGACCGAAATCTGGAAAAATACATTGGAAGTGATCGCAATAGCGCGAATCAATGTTTCGGCAACGGCGGCGGACATTGCGGCGATTGGGATAACTAATCAAAGAGAAACGACGGTTGTCTGGAACAAGCGCACTGGCAAGCCTTATTATAATGCATTGGTGTGGCAAGACACGCGCACAACCGAGCTCGTCGCCAAATACGAACGCGAAGGCGGCCTCAACCAGTTCCGCGAAATCACCGGACTTCCTGTTTCCACCTATTTCAGCGGCTTAAAATTGAAATGGCTTTTGGATAATGTGGAAGGAATTCGCGAGGACGCAGAAAAAGGCGAAGCGATTTTTGGCAACATGGACACTTTCCTGATCTGGCATTTGACAGGCGGAACGCATGGCGACGGCGGCATTCACGTAACGGACGTAACCAATGCAAGCCGCACGCAACTCATGAACCTCAAAACATTGCAATGGGATAAGGAAATGCTCGCAGCTTACGACATTCCGGAAAATATGCTGCCCGAAATCAAAAGCAGCAGTGAGATTTACGGCTATGTCAACAACGAAATCCTGCCGGGCGTGCCCGTTGCCGGCGACCTGGGCGACCAGCATGCCGCATTGGTTGGCCAAACTTGCTTCAAACCGGGAATGGCTAAAAACACATACGGCACCGGCTGCTTCCTGGTGATGAACACAGGTAACGAGCTTAAAACATCGGAAAATGGCTTGCTAACAACCATTGCCTATAAATTTGGCGACAATCCGGTCCAATACGCATTGGAAGGCAGCGTCGCGGTCACCGGTGCATTGGTGCAGTGGGTCAGGGACAATTTGGGTCTGATCAAAAAAAGCAGCGACATTGAAAAACTGGCAAAAACCGTCGAAGACAACGGCGGCGCTTACTTTGTGCCCGCATTTTCCGGCTTATATGCGCCTTACTGGCGCAATGACGCCCGCGGCGTGATTGCCGGATTGACAGGTTATGTGAACAAAGGTCACATTGCCAGAGCAGTTTTAGAGGCAACGGCTTACCAAACTGTCGACGTCGTACGTGCCATGGAACAGGACTCAGGCATCAAGCTGGCCTCACTGCGCGTGGACGGCGGAATGGTTTTGAACGAACTGCTCATGCAATTCCAATCGGACATTCTGAATACGCAAGTTGTGTCACCCGCTGTGGCTGAAACCACGGCATTAGGCGCCGCCTACGCCGCCGGCCTGGCCGTAGGTTACTGGAAAAACACCGACGAACTCACCGCCAACTGGGCCATTGCTCACACGTGGAACCCGGACATGGCTAACGAAACCAGGGATAAATTTTACAAAGGCTGGCAAAAAGCGGTTACCAAGTCGTATGGCTGGATGGATTAG